The following proteins are encoded in a genomic region of Panthera leo isolate Ple1 chromosome F2, P.leo_Ple1_pat1.1, whole genome shotgun sequence:
- the EMC2 gene encoding ER membrane protein complex subunit 2, with protein MAKVSELYDVTWEEMRDKMRKWREENSRNSEQIVEVGEELINEYASKLGDDIWIIYEQVMIAALDYGRDDLALFCLQELRRQFPGSHRVKRLTGMRFEAMERYDDAIQLYDRILQEDPTNTAARKRKIAIRKAQGKNVEAIRELNEYLEQFVGDQEAWHELAELYINEHDYAKAAFCLEELMMTNPHNHLYCQQYAEVKYTQGGLENLELSRKYFAQALKLNNRNMRALFGLYMSASHIASNPKASAKTKKDNMKYASWAASQINRAYQFAGRSKKETKYSLKAVEDMLETLQITQS; from the exons agatgcgagataaaatgagaaaatggagagaagaaaactcACGAAATAGTGAGCAAATTGTGGAAGTTGGAGAggaattaattaatgaatatgCTTCTAAGCTTGGAGATGATA TTTGGATCATATATGAACAAGTAATGATTGCAGCCCTAGACTATGGTCGAGATGACTTGGCATTG ttttgtcttcAGGAGTTGAGAAGACAGTTCCCTGGCAGTCATAGAGTCAAGAGACTAACTGGGATGAGATTTGAAGCCATGGAAAG atacgATGATGCTATACAACTGTATGATCGAATTTTACAAGAAGATCCAACTAACACT GCTGCAAGAAAGCGTAAGATTGCCATTCGAAAAGCCCAGGGGAAAAATGTGGAGGCCATTCGGGAACTGAATGAGTATCTGGAACA ATTTGTTGGAGACCAAGAAGCCTGGCATGAACTTGCAGAACTTTATATCAATGAACATGA CTATGCTAAGGCAGCCTTTTGCTTAGAAGAGCTAATGATGACTAATCCACACAACCACTTATACTGTCAGCAGTATGCTGAA GTTAAATATACTCAAGGTGGACTTGAAAACCTCGAACTTTCACGAAAGTATTTTGCACAGGCATTGAAACTGAACAACAGAAATATGAGAGCTTTGTTTGGGCTTTACATG tcggCAAGTCATATTGCTTCTAATCCAAAAGCaagtgcaaaaacaaaaaaggacaacATGAAATATGCTAGTTGGGCAGCTAGTCAAATAAACAGAGCTTATCAG tttgcaGGTCGAAGTAAGAAGGAAACCAAATACTCTCTTAAGGCAGTCGAAGACATGTTGGAAACGCTGCAGATCACTCAGTCTTAA